TTCGTAATGGAAAGAAAGATACCGCTACTTCGCCTCTTTCTTGGACCGCCGGCGCGAACACAGTGGTCTCTGACCAGGACCAGGAACCAATTCGAATTTGGATCTTGACATGTCGGTGGTTTTTAACCGTAGGCATCTTGCCAGGAAGTTGGTGGGCTCATCATGAATTAGGTCGGGGTGGCTGGTGGTTTCGGGATCCCGTAGAAAATGCTTCTTTTATGCCTCGGGTATTAGCCACAGCTCGTATTCATTCAGTAATTCTACCCCTTCTTCATTCTTGGACCTCGTTTCTTAATATTGTGACTTTTCTATGCTGTGTCTTAGGAACCTTTTCAATACGGTCCGGATTGCTAGCTTCCGTTCATAGTTTTGCTACAGATGATACACGAGGAATCTTTTTATGGCGGTTCTTCCTTCTAATGACCGGCATATCTATGATTCTTTGCTCCCAGATGAAGCAGCAGGCATCGGTCCGTAGAACCTATAAAAAAGAGATGGTTGTGACGCGAAGTACTCTTGTGCACCTACGTCACTCGGCTCGCGCGCAACCCCGCCCCCTTAGGTTATGG
Above is a genomic segment from Rhodamnia argentea isolate NSW1041297 unplaced genomic scaffold, ASM2092103v1 Rarg_v2.18, whole genome shotgun sequence containing:
- the LOC125313366 gene encoding LOW QUALITY PROTEIN: cytochrome c biogenesis CcmF N-terminal-like mitochondrial protein 2 (The sequence of the model RefSeq protein was modified relative to this genomic sequence to represent the inferred CDS: deleted 1 base in 1 codon), whose translation is MERKIPLLRLFLGPPARTQWSGWLVVSGSRRNASFMPRVLATARIHSVILPLLHSWTSFLNIVTFLCCVLGTFSIRSGLLASVHSFATDDTRGIFLWRFFLLMTGISMILCSQMKQQASVRRTYKKEMVVTRSTLVHLRHSARAQPRPLRLWKN